In Hyphomicrobiales bacterium, the sequence CACCGAGACCGACGACAGCACCGCGCGCCTGCACCGCAACATCTTCATCGCCATCGCGGTGCTGCTGGCGATCGCTCCCTTCGTCGCCTACCCCGTCTTCGTGATGAAGGTTTTGTGCTTCGCGCTGTTCGCGCTCGCCTTCAATCTTCTCCTTGGATATGGCGGCCTGCTCTCCTTCGGCCATGCCGCCTATTTCGGCATGGCGAGCTATGTCTCGGCCTATACCGCCAAGCACTGGGGCCTGACGCCGGAGCTCGCGATCCTGCTCGGCACCGCCATCGCCGCCGTGCTCGGCACCGTCTTCGGCGCGCTCGCCATCCGCCGCCAGGGCATCTATTTCGCGATGATCACGCTGGCGCTCGCCCAGATGGTGTTCTTCTTCTCGCTGCAGACGCCGCGCTTCACCGGCGGCGAGGACGGCATCCAGGCGGTGCCGCGCGGCAAGTTCCTCGGCCTGATCAGCCTCGCCGACGACCGCGCCCTCTACTGGCTCGTCGCCGCCATCTTCCTGGGTGGGCTTCTGCTGATCTACCGCATCATCCACTCGCCCTTCGGCCAGGTCTGCAAGGCGATCCGCGACAACGAGCCCCGCGCCATCTCGCTCGGCTATCGTGCCAACCAGTACAAGCTCGCCGTCTTCGTGCTTTCGGCCACGCTGGCAGGCCTTGCCGGCGCGACCAAGGCGATCGTCTTCCAGCTCGCCTCGCTCACCGACGTCTACTGGTCGATGTCGGGTGAGGTCGTGCTGATGACGCTGGTCGGCGGGCTCGGCACCGTCTTCGGCCCGATCGCCGGGGCGCTGGTCATCGTCGCCATGCAGAACTACCTCGCCACCCTCGGCGCCTGGGTCACCGTCGTCCAGGGCGTGATCTTCGTGCTCTGCGTTCTGCTCTTCCGCGAAGGCATCGTCGGCGTCATTGCAAAGGCCATCAAGAAGCCGCTGTAAGCGGCTCGATTGGAAGCCCCTCTTTCGACGAGGCTAAACGCAGAAGCCGTCATTGCGAGCACAGCGCCGAAATCCGGAGAGATCGGGTGAGACATTTCACCCAGTCTCCCTGGATTGCTTCGTCGCTTCGCTTCTCGCAATGACGGTTGTAGTCTGATCAGAACGGCCTCAGCGGATCAGCTTCGAGACGGGCCGGAATTGCGGATGCTCGGCGCTCCGCAGCCATTCGAACAGCACCATCTCCGTGGTGACGATCTCGGCGCCGTGGCTCGCCATGCGCTTCAAGGCGATCTCTCGGGACTCCGGCACGCGCGAGCCGATCGCATCGGCCGCGACGATCACCCGCCGGCGGTGCTCGAGCAGGCTCAACACCGTCTGGCCGACGCAGACATGCGCCTCGCAGCCGCAGATCACCAGTTCGCGATCGCCCGCAACCGCGTCGAGGAAGGCCGGCTCCCCGCAAGCGTCGAAGCTCATCTTGGTGACGACGGGCCCGGCGCCGGCCAGTTCCGGCACCGTCGCGCCCAGGCCGCGCGGATTTTGCTCCGTCAGGATGGCGGGGATATCGAGCAGGCGCGCCGCCTCGAC encodes:
- a CDS encoding Isochorismatase translates to MPLLTAKSAMLVVIDFQARLMPAIHAGDTVLLNAGRLVEAARLLDIPAILTEQNPRGLGATVPELAGAGPVVTKMSFDACGEPAFLDAVAGDRELVICGCEAHVCVGQTVLSLLEHRRRVIVAADAIGSRVPESREIALKRMASHGAEIVTTEMVLFEWLRSAEHPQFRPVSKLIR
- a CDS encoding Branched-chain amino acid ABC transporter permease, translating into MTNLASTDAPAAAVLTETDDSTARLHRNIFIAIAVLLAIAPFVAYPVFVMKVLCFALFALAFNLLLGYGGLLSFGHAAYFGMASYVSAYTAKHWGLTPELAILLGTAIAAVLGTVFGALAIRRQGIYFAMITLALAQMVFFFSLQTPRFTGGEDGIQAVPRGKFLGLISLADDRALYWLVAAIFLGGLLLIYRIIHSPFGQVCKAIRDNEPRAISLGYRANQYKLAVFVLSATLAGLAGATKAIVFQLASLTDVYWSMSGEVVLMTLVGGLGTVFGPIAGALVIVAMQNYLATLGAWVTVVQGVIFVLCVLLFREGIVGVIAKAIKKPL